A genome region from Setaria italica strain Yugu1 chromosome III, Setaria_italica_v2.0, whole genome shotgun sequence includes the following:
- the LOC101759444 gene encoding E3 ubiquitin-protein ligase MARCH5, which produces MGRENGMEHEQELPSSSSSLGYLMQCRICHEEEDEVCTTMESPCGCSGSLKYAHRGCVQRWCDEKGSTLCEICLQNFEPGYTMPPKKTPVVETAVTISEHEDMQYVESSESLIDDADYGACSDQVATWCRTLTIMFTIMLLVWHLVAVVMVEAADHCAFSLLTMYLLRAAGILLPFYIVMRLIRMVQRGQQQYWLQMLEDQRRNASTMNHMHGQEQQQLVMSIH; this is translated from the exons ATGGGAAGGGAGAACGGAATGGAACACGAACAGGAGCTGccttcatcgtcttcctccttgGGCTACCTGATGCAGTGCAGGATCTGccatgaggaggaggacgaggtgtGCACGACCATGGAGTCTCCATGTGGGTGCTCTGGTTCTCTCAAG TATGCTCACAGGGGATGTGTGCAGAGATGGTGTGATGAGAAGGGGAGCACCCTCTGTGAGATTTGCCTTCAG AATTTCGAGCCAGGCTACACCATGCCTCCAAAGAAAACTCCGGTGGTCGAAACGGCAGTCACCATCAG TGAACATGAGGACATGCAATATGTGGAATCTTCGGAGAGCTTGATTGACGATGCAGATTACGGCGCGTGCTCAGATCAAGTTGCCACATGGTGCCGGACACTGACAATTATG TTCACCATTATGCTGTTGGTGTGGCATCTGGTTGCAGTGGTGATGGTTGAAGCAGCAGATCACTGCGCGTTCAGTCTCCTGACA ATGTACTTGCTCCGTGCTGCTGGTATCTTGCTTCCATTCTACATTGTCATGCGGCTGATTCGCATGGTCCAGAGGGGGCAGCAGCAATATTGGTTGCAGATGCTGGAG GACCAAAGAAGAAATGCATCAACTATGAATCATATGCATGgccaagagcagcagcagctagtaATGAGTATTCATTAA
- the LOC101759042 gene encoding pentatricopeptide repeat-containing protein At3g62470, mitochondrial, whose translation MAVKPIPTTAAAAAAALHGDQQVAAALLAAAGALRGDGDAVPVPGTLPPRPHHRLHRPHCPLPPLLPHPSRAPHLPPPVPPPHLTSGSSGGSRYRGTGAVPLPSCAIPQLSARSRSLPGSPLLAPPACWAADALSGFPAARCLSTSVASDDDDDEGGSSEQEAAAASGHPEHVGRVCAAIADVIAAGADANLEAALSALAPPLSEALVLAVLDRFKHAHRPSHRFFRWAAASGCFVHTTTTYCKMVHILGKARQFESMVALVQEMGKAGALSMDAFKIAIKSFAAAGEIKNAVGVFELMRKNGFDDGVESFNCLLVALAQEGLGREARQVFDKMHDRYTPDLRSYTALMLAWCNAKNLVEAGRVWNEMLEKGMKPDVVVHNTMIEGLLRGQRRPEAVKMFELMKAKGPPPNARTYTMLIRDHCKRGKMDMAMRCFEEMQEARCQPDVATYTCLLVGYGNAKRMDRVTAVLEEMTQKGCPPDAQTYNALIKLLTNRHMPDDAARIYKKMIKKGLEPTIHTYNMMMKSYFLGGRNFAMGCAVWEEMHRKGICPDVNSYTVFINGHIRHGRPEEACKYIEEMINKGMKAPQIDYNKFAADFAKAGKPDILYELAQKVEFAGKVDVSNVFHQWAERMKSRVKRTAPNQTGNRMF comes from the coding sequence ATGGCCGTTAAGCCCATAccaaccaccgccgccgccgccgccgccgccctccatggAGACCAGCAAGTCGCCGCCGCTCTACTCGCCGCCGCGGGAGCCCTCCGCGGCGACGGTGATGCTGTGCCCGTGCCTGGcactcttcctcctcgtcctcatcaTCGTCTCCATCGCCCTCACTGTCCACTTCCGCCTCTACTGCCACACCCCTCTCGCGCACCTCATCTCCCCCCACCGGTGCCCCCACCACATCTGACCTCCGGCTCCTCCGGTGGCAGCCGCTACCGCGGCACTGGCGCGGTCCCGCTTCCTAGCTGCGCGATCCCGCAGCTGTCGGCGAGATCTCGCTCCCTCCCGGGCTCCCCTCTCCTTGCGCCTCCGGCATGCTGGGCTGCCGATGCGCTCTCTGGCTTCCCCGCCGCAAGGTGCCTCTCCACCTCGGTtgcctccgacgacgacgacgacgagggcggttcgtcggagcaggaggcggcggcagcgtcgggCCACCCGGAGCACGTGGGCCGCGTGTGCGCGGCCATCGCAGAcgtcatcgccgccggcgccgacgcgaACCTGGAGGCGGCTCTGTccgcgctcgcgccgccgctctctGAGGCACTTGTGCTCGCGGTGCTCGATCGCTTCAAGCACGCGCACAGGCCGTCCCACCGCTTCTTCCGATGGGCGGCCGCGTCCGGCTGCTTTGttcacaccaccaccacctactGCAAGATGGTCCACATTCTGGGCAAGGCGAGGCAGTTTGAGTCGATGGTTGCGCTGGTCCAGGAAATGGGGAAGGCAGGGGCCTTGTCCATGGACGCCTTCAAGATCGCCATTAAGTCCTTCGCTGCGGCTGGCGAGATCAAGAATGCAGTCGGGGTGTTCGAGTTGATGAGGAAGAACGGTTTTGATGATGGGGTGGAGTCATTCAATTGCTTGCTCGTTGCTTTGGCCCAGGAGGGATTGGGCAGGGAGGCAAGGCAGGTGTTTGACAAAATGCATGACAGGTACACTCCGGATCTGCGCTCTTATACTGCTCTCATGCTGGCATGGTGCAATGCGAAGAATCTAGTTGAGGCTGGGCGGGTTTGGAATGAGATGCTGGAGAAAGGGATGAAGCCAGATGTCGTCGTGCACAATACGATGATTGAGGGGCTGCTGCGTGGGCAGAGGCGACCTGAGGCCGTGAAGATGTTTGAGCTGATGAAGGCGAAGGGGCCTCCACCAAATGCGCGGACTTATACAATGTTGATCCGCGACCATTGCAAACGGGGGAAGATGGACATGGCGATGCGGTGCTTTGAGGAGATGCAGGAGGCCAGATGCCAACCAGATGTTGCTACCTATACATGCTTGCTTGTTGGATATGGGAATGCAAAGCGTATGGACAGAGTGACTGCTGTGTTGGAGGAGATGACACAGAAGGGGTGCCCGCCTGATGCCCAGACTTACAATGCACTGATTAAGTTGCTAACAAATAGGCATATGCCAGACGATGCTGCAAGGATATACAAGAAGATGATCAAGAAGGGACTTGAGCCCACGATCCATACTTACAACATGATGATGAAGTCATATTTCCTTGGTGGTAGGAACTTCGCAATGGGTTGTGCGGTGTGGGAGGAGATGCACCGGAAGGGTATATGTCCTGATGTGAACTCTTACACGGTGTTCATTAATGGGCATATCCGGCATGGCAGACCAGAGGAGGCCTGTAAATATATCGAGGAGATGATCAACAAAGGGATGAAGGCTCCGCAGATAGACTATAATAAGTTTGCTGCAGATTTCGCCAAGGCTGGGAAACCAGACATATTGTACGAGTTGGCTCAGAAAGTAGAATTTGCAGGGAAAGTTGATGTGTCTAATGTGTTCCATCAGTGGGCAGAGAGAATGAAGAGCCGGGTCAAGAGAACTGCCCCTAATCAGACTGGTAACAGAATGTTCTAA